The sequence below is a genomic window from Longimicrobium sp..
CTCATCTGAAATGGGATTGGTCTAAGCGGAGGTGTATGGATAGCTCATTCGCGCTGTCAACGGCTGCTGTCTCGGACCACATAATATCGATTTCGTGCCAGCCACTGCTCCGTCGTTCGGCCGCCGCACCAGCGGATGCGGACCGTCACGTTCTCCGGGGCGCCGGCGCCGAGGCCGAAGTGCAGCCGGGTGTCGTGCTGCGATGAGAAGCCGTTGGCGGCTTGCACCTCGCGCGTTTGCTGGCGCTCGCCCGGGATGAGCACCGTAGCCGTGGAGCCGTAGGCTTCGCGGCCGCATGTGGTGCCATTGCCTACCAGGCGCAGGCCGATCCAGTGCGATGCCTCGGCCTTGGCGGACGGAGAGTTGCGCAGGAGGGTGGGGCCGGCGTGCTGGTTGGCGATCACCACGTCCTGGCGGCCGTCGCCGTCCAGGTCGGCGATGGCGACGCCGCGCGAGTTGTCGCCCGCGGTCAGGCCCGCGAGCGGGGCCACATCTACGAACTGCGGACGGGCGCCGCCACCGCGGTTCAGGTACACGCGGCGCTTTTCGTTGGGATAGGTGCAACGGCCCCGGATGTCTCCCCACATGTCGGCATACGTGTGCACCTCGCGGCCGGCCTGCATCAGCTTGTGGTTCACGTACCAGTAGTCCGGGCACCCGGCGTACCGCTCGTCCAGCCGGTCGTCGACCATGCCGTTGGCCTGCACGATGTCGGGCCAGCCGTCGTTGTTCAGGTCCCCGACCCCCGCGCCCCACCCGAACCGGTCCTCGTTCAGCGCGCCGCGGCCCGTCGCCTCGTCGCGCAGGCGGGGTGTGCCGCGGGCGTCCGGGCCGCGGTTCATCCACAGCAGCGATCCCTCGGCCTGCAGCTCCTGGTGCACGTTGCTCACGTACACGTCGGGCCAGCCGTTGCGGTCGAAGTCGGTGATGGACGAGTTCATCCCCTTGTACGTATCCATCCCCACGTGTCCGAAAAGGCGCCCAGACACGCGGCGGAACCCGCGTCCGCCCTGGTTCAGGTACAGGTCGTCGCGCCCGAAGTCGCTGGCCAGGTACAGGTCCGTCCACCCGTCGCCGTTCAGGTCGGCCGTGCCGATGGAAAGCGTCCAGTGCGTCTCCGGCATCCCCATCGCTGCCGCGTCCATCTCCACAAAGCGCCCGCCGACGTTGCGCAGAAGCACGTTGCGTCCGCCGTTCCGCGCGTCGTGCCAGCCGTCGTGCATGAAGCGGAACATGCGGCGGTCTCCGTCGAACTCCGGCTGCGGCAGACGGAAGATGTTCAGGCGCGTGGGCCGCGCGTACCCGGGCAGCCACGGATTGAGCACGTTGCCGATCAGCAGGTCCGGACGCCCGTCGCGGTCGTAGTCCAGCACGTTGGCGGCGAC
It includes:
- a CDS encoding CRTAC1 family protein; the encoded protein is RFERVAVPALDSLRMVPERHGFTSYGLFFDYDEDGALDLLVPVSFGRTRLLRSRLAETGRVEFEDVSVAAGMPEYSISVAANVLDYDRDGRPDLLIGNVLNPWLPGYARPTRLNIFRLPQPEFDGDRRMFRFMHDGWHDARNGGRNVLLRNVGGRFVEMDAAAMGMPETHWTLSIGTADLNGDGWTDLYLASDFGRDDLYLNQGGRGFRRVSGRLFGHVGMDTYKGMNSSITDFDRNGWPDVYVSNVHQELQAEGSLLWMNRGPDARGTPRLRDEATGRGALNEDRFGWGAGVGDLNNDGWPDIVQANGMVDDRLDERYAGCPDYWYVNHKLMQAGREVHTYADMWGDIRGRCTYPNEKRRVYLNRGGGARPQFVDVAPLAGLTAGDNSRGVAIADLDGDGRQDVVIANQHAGPTLLRNSPSAKAEASHWIGLRLVGNGTTCGREAYGSTATVLIPGERQQTREVQAANGFSSQHDTRLHFGLGAGAPENVTVRIRWCGGRTTEQWLARNRYYVVRDSSR